A stretch of DNA from Cryptomeria japonica chromosome 4, Sugi_1.0, whole genome shotgun sequence:
GTGTCCAGAATGTTAAAACgtccaatttaaaaataaaattaaaaaacagaGCACAGTGGGTTGAGACAAAATACCTGCGCAGAGATCGTTTTATCGTTTGAGCAGCAAAGGCGAAGGGGAAACTCTTGTCTGCCAATTTGTATAGACAAGTCTCTGACTAAACCGTTCATTCTTATTCGCAAGCTACCCTTTGGTCTGCACCAGCAATCTATGTAGAAAGGCTCACGAATATAATTTTTCATGAACAAATACTCTAGCATCTGGAAACAAATACATGATTAGGACCGGGAATTATAAAACAGTTGGAAGGATTGTATTAAGGCTATAGGTGTGAGCAAAGCGAACTTCCAGATTAAGTAATTCATACAGATTTTCGATCAGTTCGCTCGAGGAAAGGCAACAGATACATTCGGTGTTGGATGTTAATGTCGAAGTCGACGTCTGCATTTTCGAATTGCACAAGGCCTTTGTGATGGAGAACCTCAAGGCAGTCGAAGCCACTCTGGTCCAATCCATCCAAAACCCGCACAGCTAGATCTCTGTCTTCTCCTACTAAGAAATGGGCAATGGCTAAAAAtgcctctttctctttgttcttgaGAGAATCATAGGTAACTTTGAGTACCCTGTCTAAAATGTTATGAGGCAATTGTTGGCGAAAATTTTCCACTTGCCTCATCCAGTAGCTTCGATCACCATTACTAGAGAGCTGCCCACCTAAAACTTTCAAAGCCAACGGAAAGCCACCACACATCTTGGCCAATTCCTCTACAATGTCTTGCAAATCTGGGGGCGACTTGGGCTCATGGAAAACATGCCAGCAAAATAACTCATGGGCATCTTTTATATCTAACAGTTGGACATCATACATTACTTTAATTTGAGAGCGTGCAAGTAAATCTCTGTCACGAGAGGTGACAAGAATCAGACTTCCATTTCCAAGGACATCCTTCACTACTAATAAGAGATTCTCTATTTGCTCTGTATTGTCTACCTCATCTAAAACAATCAGAACTTTGAACCCTCGGAGACGATCTCTAAGCAAGCTCCTCCCTCAACTGGTATTCTCAATATGCAAATACGGCTGAAACCCCAACAGATCAGTAAGCAATCTTTTCTGTAAAGATGTAAATTCTTCTTACTCACATCAGACAAGTAACATCATCTACTGAATTTGGAACGCTTTGTATTGTAAAGATGAGTAACTAGAGTTGACTTCCCCGATCCACCAAGTCCCACAATCCCCACAATAACGATATCATTCACTGTAGTTTGATTCAAAACTTTGTTCTGGAAGTGCTCTGTAGCTTGATGGAGTCCCACAGGGTGTATAGCAACATCAAGTGCTTCCACCGTCACCTCTTTTAATACAGTGTCCACACTTCTATCTAAAAACTCCCCAAGATCactaaaacatgaaaaaaaaaattgttataaacATCAGTAACCAAACAATAAAGTAAAAAGGCTGATTGTTTCATTTCTGGAATCGTTTCTCTAAATTATTGATCAACAGGTCACACTGATGATCCATCATGAAAAagctaaaagaaatgaatttttttaaaataataactaTCACCATAGATTTGCAGGTTATAGGAATTAGGAATGCTTACTCTTTGACCTTGCTGAACACCAGACCAGAAACATCTGATACTTTGGTTAGAGCACTCATCCATCTCTCCACCAGTGAATACTCAACCCTGCCCTTGTTTTTATGATTGTTG
This window harbors:
- the LOC131064795 gene encoding protein VARIATION IN COMPOUND TRIGGERED ROOT growth response-like isoform X3 yields the protein MLDCHGGKLIPIFYGIQPSDLRYIQNGAYAEAFNNHKNKGRVEYSLVERWMSALTKVSDVSGLVFSKVKDDLGEFLDRSVDTVLKEVTVEALDVAIHPVGLHQATEHFQNKVLNQTTVNDIVIVGIVGLGGSGKSTLVTHLYNTKRSKFSR
- the LOC131064795 gene encoding probable disease resistance protein RPP1 isoform X2 — protein: MYDVQLLDIKDAHELFCWHVFHEPKSPPDLQDIVEELAKMCGGFPLALKVLGGQLSSNGDRSYWMRQVENFRQQLPHNILDRVLKVTYDSLKNKEKEAFLAIAHFLVGEDRDLAVRVLDGLDQSGFDCLEVLHHKGLVQFENADVDFDINIQHRMYLLPFLERTDRKSMLEYLFMKNYIREPFYIDCWCRPKGSLRIRMNGLVRDLSIQIGRQEFPLRLCCSNDKTISAQMQSKPYSVRGIHGNEDHKKLQLPVFLDSQDICGLKLVLLQDSGILHQFNSVTGDLIWLRLGSFSVTRTDH
- the LOC131064795 gene encoding putative inactive disease susceptibility protein LOV1 isoform X1 — translated: MYDVQLLDIKDAHELFCWHVFHEPKSPPDLQDIVEELAKMCGGFPLALKVLGGQLSSNGDRSYWMRQVENFRQQLPHNILDRVLKVTYDSLKNKEKEAFLAIAHFLVGEDRDLAVRVLDGLDQSGFDCLEVLHHKGLVQFENADVDFDINIQHRMYLLPFLERTDRKSMLEYLFMKNYIREPFYIDCWCRPKGSLRIRMNGLVRDLSIQIGRQEFPLRLCCSNDKTISAQMQSKPYSVRGIHGNEDHKKLQLPVFLDSQDICGLKLVLLQDSGILHQFNSVTGDLIWLRLGKFNCSDFNCRELSLRNLRVLELTSVNFEGLHRLSDEFEVNALYFKVPVVHYCRSYS